The DNA window cGTTGAAtctgatggaggtgactcttagGAGTAAGCtgtccgccgtcgaagcgttgcctgtggactggagccatgctacgctggagctagtctgtgttatctttccgctgcattttcgttagtttaagtgttattttcaattgtttctaagaacaatggttatgtaatcaacattgtcttttttatacCATGGTTGATCCTGGACAGGAATttaaatacacaattaagttcagaaaatcCGTGTGAGGAaattctgggcgtgacacattGGTTCTCACGATTCCTTCTTGAATCGGACACTTCCGGATAAATTTTCCATCGGTTGATCGTGTCTTTCCTTAACCGAATCAAATAAGGAATTTTACCAATTTTTGGTGTTAATACATGCCCCTAGTTTTTGAGTATGAGAACTCATGCTTCTGGTAGAATCTGGAGGTAATGTTGAAAACCATGTGAAAGTCGATCTAGACAATGACAGTGGGAATAACCTAACCTTCAGAGTATCATGAGTCGATGCCTCTCGGCATTGTGCTAGGAATTGGCTAACATGTTCAACTATAGAAACATCATCTTACCCTACAAATAAAGAGAATTCCGAGATCCTATGTTGGCAAGGCAATGGAACCCTATCAAACCACTTAGGATATGAGCGccgatacatatatatttgtttctttggtTTGATCCCAAATTGCTCTCTTATCGTCTCAACAACTCTATCGGCCCACTCATTGTCTCTTGTATTATCTTCATTATGCCAATATTGATGAATTTTTTCTGGTCGATATTGCCCCCTTGAGTCGAATTGACGCATGGCACACCTAGGGTAACTTTAACACTCATACCTTTGCTTCGTTGAATCAACCTCTAACTTTTCcgactctgttttttttcagtcCTTTGAAGACTTGTTCTCGTTCGACATCGGTTAATACCTTGACATAACCGAGACGGATGTTGGGGTTTCGTCTTATCTGCCGGACAACATCAAGGACCAACTATCTGATATACTAGCGAGGCTGGATTTCCAATTGATACATTAATCAATGACGCTGAGCCGATCAGGAGTAGAATCGACGAAATCCAAGATCGGTTCCCTGACGACCTTATCGATGGAATCGCCCTAGCAGGATACATCGAGTCTCATCGGCTCCCTGTACTCCGAGCACGTCAGTGTATAGCCGATCGAGCTTCTCTGGTCCCTGCCCAAGCGAAACTCCAAGCCGATCGCTTCAAGCTTTGGCAGAGAAGGCCAAACTAGATGAACTGTGTAGAACCCCAATTTTTATATCGGAATCCCTCGTGCTTAATTATACCATTCCCTGGATCGAGTAGATGGTACACACGATTTTGAGTCATAGCATCGAGTATCACATACATAACAAAGTCTTACATGACTTATTACAACTAGGCATAACGCCAGATAAAAGGTCGGAGTCTTAAGGGCAATAATTATACAAAAGCGGTAAAGGATAGCATGGTCTAAACGGATACATCACAGGCATCAACTGGAAAGAAAGGCACCACTACGCATCTTCTCCTTTAGGAAATTCTTCGTAGCACTCGTAGGGATCTGCCGCTGGATCTTCCTCAAATACTGATGGTGTGAATATAGCAAGAGTGAGTACAACGTACTTAGCAAATCATCATGTAAGTATGCACATGTAGCAAGGAAGGTTATAGGGTTCTATTTGCATAAAAGCGACATTTTCAAATGAAATTCACAAACCTAAATAGAAGCAATTTCTAACCATGAGTTATTGATTAACTAGCCACGAAGGTTCTATCTACCGCCCATCATTCTCCACGGACAGCTTCCCTTCATGGTTCCTCTTTCATCTAGGTAAGTCAACGCCTTACCTACTAAGGAGCTGACCTACCTAGCCATCACAAATCATTTTGACTACAACCACACCAAGTGTATGTCATGTCCTGTTGCTTATATCCGTGAGCGCGACTATTTGAATAGATTTAACATTTCCCGTGCTCCACGACTACCCAACACATGAGTCTCGTCTTAACACATGAGACGGTCGTGGCAAAGCCTTTCGATAACCTTCCATTACACTCTAGACGTATGGTTACTAGCAGTGAGGGGAGTTTTGGCGTTCTCGAGGGAGGTGTAAACCAATAAATACAAACACCACACACACCACCACAACCTAGGTCTGACTTTCCTGGTTATCCCCTGTGCAATAGGCTTCCTGCCTACTTGCACACTTATTAGAACCACCATGGCTTGGGCACCGCCTCCGCTTGCTGGCTATTTACTAAGCTAGGTCTATACCCATTCAAGAAACACGGCTGTACGGTGGTCATTTCATGTATAGCTGCATGGCTCGGTTCTTAATTGATCAAGGCGGACTAACCTTTCACTAGAACCACCCATATTCTCACCATTCCGCCatgatccaaaaacaatttttatcttaataATTCATTCTTAACATGGCCGGGTGACGCTCATGTCTCCACCCGTCGTCATGAAATTACTCCCACTGAGTAATGTCTCGACAACATCATAATCATTCATTTGAATAGATTGAATAAAATGCAACTAATAGCATGTCTAAGTAATGtcataagttaactaatttAGTTATAGTTGAGTAATGAGGCTACAAAGGTTTCACGGTAATCAAGCATATGACAGGGTATATCTAACTACAGTGGGTCTCTAATTGTTTCGCATGCAATTTATTTAAAGTAAAagaatgtatttttaaaatttaggcACAATATGATCAATGGTGTGATGACTTGCCTTGCTCGAAGTCGTGTGAAATCGGTTCCTCACCCGACTCGTTCGTGACTCTTGAAtctagcaaaagaaaaaagaaaaaaggtcgACACGTCATGAGATATCTGCCGAAAAGGAGGATATGGGTTTCGGAGGCGATAAGGAAATAACGGGGATCTGACAACTAGCCGAGCGTAACTTACTAATCCGGAACTGCTGTTACTCGAGATActtaatataaacaaatatggGCCTGGAAGCAAGAATTGATTTAGAAGATCTAGGTTTAACCTTTACTATGCTTGGAAGGCTTACACGATTAATTAGGTGGCTAGAGCAATTGATAAATTGGAAACAAGTACTTTTAGACAGATGACCGAAGCATTTGTATTTAGGTACAAAAGTAAGCAAGGGAGAAATTTAGAAACAGTGAAGTTTTTAGCATCAAAAGGTTGGCTAAAGCAATTACTAAAATTCGAATTAAAGGGGTGAAGCTAGACCAGACTTTTCTAAAAGGGGAAGAGGaactaaaaagaataaaggggGTGGGCGGCCCAAGAGAGGGACGACAGCCCACTATTGCTTAATCCAGCCAGCCTCaagtcagagagagagagggggagagagagatgtCGAGCGGGGGAAGGAAGAGGCTGACCGGTGAGGCGGCAGTCGGCGGCGTGGTGAAGTGGAGAGCGAGGAGCGGGGAACGGCTGTGGAGGGGCTTCGCCCCCCTTTTATAGGCGAGCCTGGGACGGCGGCTGATGCTAGCCGAGGTCAGCGGCGACGTGGGCGAGGCGTCGGGCGACGAGTGATAGCAAGGCGACGGGACGCGCATGCTATGTGACCTCATGGCGGGcgcgcgtcggcgacgcgacTTCACGACATGCGAGGTGTGGCGGAGGGGACTACGACGACATGGCGATGCGATTCACGGTGCGATGGTGACATGACGCGTCGGGCTGGCACGGCGTGGCTGAGGGGACGGCTCGGCATGGGGACGCGATTCGtagagcgacggcgacgcgacgccTCAGGCAGGCACAATGTGGCTAAGGGGACGACATGgcggcgcgacgcgacgcgatggcggcggcaaggAATGGGCTTGGCGGGACTGACGTCGACTGGCGACgtcgaagggcgacgacgactacgACGTCATGGCGGCGCAGAGAAGTAGGGCATGGGCGCACCTCAGCGCTGCAGAGACAGCGATTTCTCGGCGCTGGCGCGATCAGCTACAGGGGCGTAACAACGATGACGCGATAGGGGATAGGCGATGGTGATGGCACCGGTATGGCCGGCGGCAAAGGGGCGGCTTGGACGCGACGGCACTGGTATGGCTGGTTGTAGAGAACGGGACACGacgtgacgacggcgacgtcggctgACGCGATGTCGATGACGACCGGCGCTAGCGCCCGTGCTCCTCGTCGGTAGGAGAGAAAGAGTGTTTAAGTCTCCAACGGTGCCAAGcgttttgaaattttctggAACATGGATTTGGAGATTGGAATTTGGTTAGGATTAGGAGAGGTTTGAATTTAGGTTAAGGTTGGCTAACATTTAGAATGTTACAAATAGAAGTCAACTGCCCTAGGTATTTCGGCCACCATCGATCaactgaagaagaagaccGACCTAGAGGCACAACTTGCCCAAGTTGTGGAAGGCATTTCATCTTGAAGTTCGCTAGCTAGAAGACTAGCCATCGAGGAACTCCTCTGGAAGGGGAGCCCCACCCTCGCCGCCTATGAGCGCCAGGAGATTCGGGACAAGCGGCTGGATCAGTAGGACTCGGTCGACGCCGCCATGGCCCGCGTCGATTCCCTCAGGGGCGAGATCGTGGCTGCCGCGACGCCGTCGATACGAAGGAGCGCCGCCTCCATGCAGCCCACGCAGCCGCGCGGCATGCTCGCcgccactgccaccgccaccgtcaTGTCGCTGCTCGAGCGGCTGAAccgcgcggaggaggaggaggaggccgcggagAGCCTCCGCGCGTCGCTCTCCTGGTTTGTGGAGCAGCTGGAGATGGCCAAGGacgacgccgaggaggaggtggcccAGCTGGAGACCATGCCGCGGCTTGCCGGTGACGGGGACGAGGTGCTCGTGCTGTtcctaatttaaaattaagtctGTCGTTATTTACTAACAAGCGCAAAACAGTCTTTTTACATCTCTATTTGACACCGGTAagtctccatccatccaaaatgGTGTGGAGGTAAAAGAAAGTTTACGTCATAACATAGATGTAtctataaagttttttatagcaCACAGGTAACAATCAACTCTTTTTTACTTACATACGGGTAAAAGACTCCCGAACCGAGAAGGCGGGCGAGCAGAAcggagacgaggaagaagagggcaGAGAGCACAGAAGCGGGCGAGAGAGGCGGACGAGGAAGAACGGTGGGAAACTTCCCGCGATCCAACGGTCAAACGCACAGCGCAACGGCAGGGCAGCGATCGACGCGTCGCGCGGAGCAGCACCGAGCCATCCGACCGCCCATCCCCGATCCAACGGTCTAGAGAAAAATGGCGATGTGGCCTAGACCAGAACCCCCAATCGGCCAGCTTTAAAGGATTAAAATAgtgtatttgttttcttcgTATTCCCCTGATAAACGAATCGGGCAGGgagctcctctctctctctcccctacGCGGCAGGAACAGCCGGCCGCCGGCAAACTCCCCCCCTCCGCGCTCTCCCTTGCGGCGGCCCAGGACGGGCGCTGTCGTCCTTCATCGTCACCGATGAGCATCCACCCACATCCTGTTTTCTCTATTCACgcactttttttctcttctggaATCTGCATCGTGAACCCTAGATAGGTTCTCTTCTGGATCTGGCTTAAATTGCCCTAATAATAACCTCAAGGGAGATTAACAACAAGTTCTTTTTGTTCCCAAAAGGTTTGGGGTTCAACTGAACCCCCCTGTCGCACGATAGATCCGCCCCTGTTGGTTCTACTCTACTGATCCCGGAAATGGACTCTCTCTCCGCTTTCAAGGAAGCCCTATCCCGTTCGGCTACCGGTAATACATCAAACAATCAGTTTGTGATTTCACCACTTCTTCTGCAATTACCATATTGTTTCCTTTTACATCTTCAAAATCATTCATTTACTCAGATCTGGATCATCCTTTTGCGATCCACTTGTATATGCGGACGCCCGTGAACTAATagtatttttccttttcctcctTTTGTCTTGTGCCGACCAGACCAGTGAAACATCattatttattgattattaCATTTCCATGATTTTTACACATCACTCACTCAACTAGTATGCAAGAAACTTCCTTTTCCCATAGTTCATTTCACATACTTCTGTATTACACAACATTATGGTGCATGCGTCCttctattcaaaatatatatcattatagTAGGGTTTCTACCGATCAAACTAATTAACTATGGTCATTAATATATAAGCATTAGACATATTTACAATGCGAGgtaaatatttctagattcTTGATGAAATATATCCACttgcataatatttaatcatcTTTATGTGAAATGCCATGCTTTCATATAAATTGCTACCCTACATGTCACTTTGCGGACTGTATCGATGTCCAAAacatcacacacacacacacatttaCTATTtgtatgtcttatattatgtctaacaatacaaaattatcatattCTTTTGAATTGATCAATTATCATTGTTTTGTTTCAGAGAAACCAGTAGTGGTGAGACCTCCCAAGTCTATGATGGATAAAATCCCAGATGCTTTCCGCCAAGATATTATTAATAAAGGTATAGAAGAAGGAGCAACAGTAGATAACATGGATCCTTCTTGCCCTTTTCTAGTTCTCGAGAAATTTGATTGGCATCTCGCCGCCAAGGTATGGTAGCCCATCTGTATGATCTTCCTCTCGGTTTCTGTCTGCCATTAATTTTATACCTGCTTCTTAACATTCTCTCTTCCAGTGGATGGATCTAAAAGCTTATTGGGTCGCCAAGTCCATACcaaatgatataattatcCCAGACCCTACTCCTGAGGTTTCTCTCTAATCTTCATTTACAGAATTTATTTGCCAAACCATCCTATtatgttacttttttttctaatcctGCAGCATTTATTTTACCAAAGGCATCTCTtctgttttttgaaaaaaaaaaccatcttTGCTGAAACCAAATGTTTTGTCACAAAAGGCACGTCAATGATATTATTACCTTTTGCTTTTTACTACATGGAAAACTGATTGCTTTTTGCCTCTTTCTAATTGCTGATGGATCAATGCAGACGGTGCAAGATGCCTTCGACCGTATATTTCCCCGCTTGCAGATCCTCCTGTGGAAGGATAATGTCACGGGCTTCCTCGAGTTGTTCTCGATTTCTAGTTCGGCCTTCACATATAAGTTTAGCATCACCTCAGAAACCTTAACCTACATGGTCAGGCTTAATGCTTTGCGGTGTGCGAAAGTTGTATTGGAGGGCAAGGCACCCGAGCTCTGCTATATGCATGCCAATCCAAACTGCATGAACCTATATGGATCTTTTCCACTCCATGAAGCTACTGCACGGTGCTCTGTTGACATGATTAAGTTGCTCTTCCGCCATGGTGCTTCAGCCAACGTACGAACGCTTGCTGATGCCGGCATTCAGGGACTACTCCCACTCCATGTCGCAGTTGAGAACACTCGCTTGCATAAGTATCTGGTGGACAATCTATCTCCTATGCAGTATCATGAGGATTATATCTACAAGCTCATTCATCTGCTGTGCCTACCTGAGATGGTTTGTTTTCAATTATCTCTCTTCCCAAAGTACTAACTTTGCAGCAtgataaaatattcttttcatgtgtcatcttttaaaaaaatttcacatgtGCTAAGCTAAGGCATGTTCTTGTTTCGAATTTATAGTCAGGAAGCCAGCAGTCCAAAAATTCTCTTagctacatatattttattacactTGGAGCCAGTGTATTGGTCCTAATTCATGATTACTACAATTAGAGAAAACAGGATGTAATAGGAAGTTATTATAAGCTGCTTTCTTGCATATAAATGCTGAAAGTCACTTAAACTTTGTTCCTTTgctttt is part of the Oryza brachyantha chromosome 11, ObraRS2, whole genome shotgun sequence genome and encodes:
- the LOC102704371 gene encoding uncharacterized protein LOC102704371 isoform X1, whose amino-acid sequence is MDSLSAFKEALSRSATEKPVVVRPPKSMMDKIPDAFRQDIINKGIEEGATVDNMDPSCPFLVLEKFDWHLAAKWMDLKAYWVAKSIPNDIIIPDPTPETVQDAFDRIFPRLQILLWKDNVTGFLELFSISSSAFTYKFSITSETLTYMVRLNALRCAKVVLEGKAPELCYMHANPNCMNLYGSFPLHEATARCSVDMIKLLFRHGASANVRTLADAGIQGLLPLHVAVENTRLHKYLVDNLSPMQYHEDYIYKLIHLLCLPEMKVFLDPIRLLARKTDNLVDELWNYMKNGKLAQTAVLFLAAQKCMRKGKPNGFSIITHRIFEDVYSSPCGEGDTVEAPKQLDERKALLNCKCLLFNIISQAGEVLYNYIQAHSEVPHEEVLARVSSILKEFGFCPKEGYADTMNLGPCGHKMSHWGIFQKEKKAARKKTLRVQDPTYARRGVFPLRRSVLAEQLPSKAAGDGKPLLDGGQHRNYWSNSMSNESWIPNNYIGFLGRIHQLTGNQSRRYSAAALKMLRRC
- the LOC102704371 gene encoding uncharacterized protein LOC102704371 isoform X3, translated to MDSLSAFKEALSRSATEKPVVVRPPKSMMDKIPDAFRQDIINKGIEEGATVDNMDPSCPFLVLEKFDWHLAAKWMDLKAYWVAKSIPNDIIIPDPTPETVQDAFDRIFPRLQILLWKDNVTGFLELFSISSSAFTYKFSITSETLTYMVRLNALRCAKVVLEGKAPELCYMHANPNCMNLYGSFPLHEATARCSVDMIKLLFRHGASANVRTLADAGIQGLLPLHVAVENTRLHKYLVDNLSPMQYHEDYIYKLIHLLCLPEMKVFLDPIRLLARKTDNLVDELWNYMKNGKLAQTAVLFLAAQKCMRKGKPNGFSIITHRIFEDVYSSPCGEGDTVEAPKQLDERKALLNCKCLLFNIISQAGEVLYNYIQAHSEVPHEEVLARVSSILKEFGFCPKEGYADTMNLGPCGHKMSHWGIFQKGS
- the LOC102704371 gene encoding uncharacterized protein LOC102704371 isoform X2 translates to MDSLSAFKEALSRSATEKPVVVRPPKSMMDKIPDAFRQDIINKGIEEGATVDNMDPSCPFLVLEKFDWHLAAKWMDLKAYWVAKSIPNDIIIPDPTPETVQDAFDRIFPRLQILLWKDNVTGFLELFSISSSAFTYKFSITSETLTYMVRLNALRCAKVVLEGKAPELCYMHANPNCMNLYGSFPLHEATARCSVDMIKLLFRHGASANVRTLADAGIQGLLPLHVAVENTRLHKYLVDNLSPMQYHEDYIYKLIHLLCLPEMKVFLDPIRLLARKTDNLVDELWNYMKNGKLAQTAVLFLAAQKCMRKGKPNGFSIITHRIFEDVYSSPCGEGDTVEAPKQLDERKALLNCKCLLFNIISQAGEVLYNYIQAHSEVPHEEVLARVSSILKEFGFCPKEGYADTMNLYCSSCIQYNINILCASAYFVC